The sequence below is a genomic window from Lodderomyces elongisporus chromosome 2, complete sequence.
TTCCAATGCAAGATGTGTTGGAATATGGAACTCGGGCACATCGCCTGATTCTACTTGGtctttgtatttgaaaTGATAATATAAATATTCCACTACACATTCCAATATGTCTCCATCCATATCTAGCTCTATCTTGCCtgtctttccttcttcgaAGCCTTGAGAATTTCTTAAAACTGAGGATATTGCAGCCACGTCCTTTTGTATAACAAACTTGAACTTGTCAGAAGACACCAACGTAACAAATTCTGTATTTGATGAAGCCATTTTGCTTTATATTGTGAATGTAGTGTAGTGAACGTCAATAAGTGGAAGTGTTTAGCTATAGGTAAAGTAATGATAGTAGCAGCAGAAGTAGTATGTGGTATGTGGTATTAGTATAGTAAAGTATAGTGGAGTATAGTAGAGTATACTAGAGTATACTAGAGTGGAATATGATATGATCTTAACTAATACGATGCGGTTTGAAGCGGTGCGACGTGAAGTAAACTGTAATTCTTGACGGATTTTAGATCAAATGGAGTAAAGTGGAGTAGAATAAAGTAAAATGTACTGAGGTGGAAACTGACTTGCACTTGCTAACTCTTGCCGATGCCGTTCTTCAAGCATCTCCACTTGGTTTTGCCCTTATCCTTGCTTTTTCTCAAGCTTTATACTTTCGCATGTTCCGATCACGCGTAGAAGTGCGCGTTTCGAAATATGATTACGGGAGTAGAGTTTTAAATGTCTTTCGGCGCTAGTTTTCTATTCCCACCACCTTTTATCTTTAATCCAATCCCCTACCGACCAGAGTACATAATTATATATTCACAAGTTTGTTGTCTAtcattcattttttttttctcttccttctcAATCTCATACACGCACATAAAACGTGAATCACAAAATATTGTTACTGATAAAAAGCAAATGATCACCAATCCGAGTTTCAATTGGCTGCGATTGCAAAATGTATTCTATGACTTGAAAACTTGCTACAATACATTGCCATGGTCAATCAACAGCTTGTATACAAACTACCGACTATCAATATCAGAGAATGCCACATTAATCGCAGTAGCAACAAAGTCTACTAAATTTATCAATCTTATCGAAGTTTACAGTGGAAGTGGCAACAAGCTTTGGTCTATAGTGTATAACAGCAATGCTAATGACTATATCCATGGCTTTTATTTCAAGGAAGAGGATTTGATTGTTGTATTTAGCAATGGCATATACAGACATTATCAAGATTTTGCTGGTAATTTTAATGAGTTTCTGCTCAACGAGTCTCTGGTGGTGTTTGACAATCTATCTCAAAATCGAGCTTCTAATGGAGATTTGAACTtggaaacaacaactgaCTCTGTGCGAAGAATTACAGATTTACAAAATGGACAATCTGAAGAAATTAACAATATTGTAGATGCCGAGATCTATGGCTCCTTCTTGGTGACAAGATATGAAAGTAAGTTTGTTATTACTGATCTTGAACTGCACAAAAATTATCGTTTAGATTTCGCCAAATATAACGTGGGAGATATATACGGAATGGCATTGCACGGTTCGAATCAAGATCCCAAAACTTTAAATATCTACATTTCCTACATGTCAACTATAATTGTATGCAATGTTGATTTTGGACTATCTAAAtttgaaatggaaaatcaGGAACTTACTGATGGGCCCTTCAACGAGATTTCGGTTTCCTCAAATGGCAAATTGATTGCATTGTTAAACAGAGCACAAAGCAAAGTATTTGTTGTCAATTACATGTTCGATAACATGCTTTTGGAGTACGATACATCAAAGGAGTTGAGCAAACCGTTCCAAGTGGAATGGTGTGGCAACGACGCTATTGTACTATCGTTAAGGGACGAAATCAAGGTGTTGGGGCCAGGACAACAATTAGTTTCCTTCTACTACGATATTGAGGAAGAAACGGGCTTGGACTTCAATAACTACTTGTCTCGCGACACAAACAGAGAAGGTTATTCATACGTCGTTCCTATACTTCAATCGGCTGCTGATGGTCTTCGTGTTCTCACTGGTGATAAAATACAATTTTTGACTAGAGTTCctaacaaaacaataaatatGTACCAGATAGGCTCTACAAGTCCCAGTGCCACATTGGCGGACTGTGTTGATAAGTTCAATCGAGACGCATCTAAAGCTAATGCCAACATTACATTACTCAAATCCGAAGGTTTATTGACAACTGCTTTATCTGATTGCTTATATGTTGCTTTAGATGAATTTGACATTGAGTTACAAAAACGAGCATTGCGTGCGGTCTCGTTTGGCAAAATTTATGATGAAGAGAATTACGATGCAGACGAATATTTAACAACAATCAATATTATTAAAGTTTTAAATCAATTGCGAAGTCCCGAAATTGGACTTTGTTTGTCATTTGCGGAGGTCCAAATTGTTGGATGGAAAAATATTATTAAAATGCTACTTCGAAGAAACCAACACTATTTGGCAGTAAAGGTAATTGAATCACTTCAGCTTGATAATTTGAGATCTTTGGTTTATATACATTGGTGTTGCTACAAAATTCGAAAAGAGCTTGACATGTCCGATGTTAAGCTATACCAAACAATTGTTGATAAATTGATTTCAGCTCCCACTCCATTTTTGGCCTCAGTTCCAAGTTTGGCGACGAAAAACACGACGAACCATTTACCCGTAGGTGACATTTGTGATGTTGCTCATGAGGAAGGTCGGATTATATTGTGCAAATTGATAAATAATTTAGAGCCTTCCAttagtaaaaaaataaaaaaattaattgacATCAACGAGGTAGAGTTGGCTTTGATTAAGGCTTTTCAATCTGGAAGCTATGATTTATCAAGGTTGGTGCTTGCACGATTGCAAACCACGTTGACTATTTCGGactttttcaaagtatTGAACCAGAACGAGTCAAAGCTTGATGAAGGCATTTCAAATGAATTGAGAGAAGCTAATGTGAAGATAAGTAATGAGCCATTTCATGTACGTGGAGAGGTGGTTGGCCACACGTGGCTTGATTCATTGGCAACATTGGATACTGCTATGAAAGAAAGGTTTATGGAACACCAAGACAAGTACTACTCTTTATACTTGTCAAAGTTGAAACTATTTAAAGAAGCTCACCCAGATCCAGAAGGCGAAGAATATTATACTCAATACAAGTCTCTTTTGaaatcttttttgcaaGGGACAAGTCACGGCTTTACACAAAAGGCCATACAGAAAGAACTAAACATATTGGAGCTTCAAAAAAGGTTGGAGACAACATATCTCTCTAATTTTTATCAGGAAACATCAGTTATAAATATTCTTGGAAGAATGGTAAAGATGCATCAAGTGAAACCTGCTCAAAAAATAGCCAAAGAATTCTCTGTTTCGCAGGAAAAATTTTGGTACCTAGTACTTCGAATATACTCAGAGTCGCGCCAATTCGATAGGCTCTACGAGTTTGCGTTGGGATCACTCGATTCTGTTAACGGAAAGTCGCCGATTGGGTTTGAACCTTTTGTTGACGCAGGCTTCAGTAAACACGCTCCAAAGGAGCATATTTCAGTTTACATCAAAAATTCGCTTAAATATAACTATAATGAGAAGATTAATTTGTTCATAAAGAATGAGGATTTTGCATCAGCTGCTCAGGAAGCATTGAAAAATAAGGATATAGATTTGTTAAGAAATCTACAGAAGAGTGCACCGTCATCGAACTCAACTGCTATTAGAGTCATTAACAACTCGATTCAAAAGCTTGGGTATCAAGTGTAAGTTGGATCAGAGAGTGCATTTGACGATTGTTTATAAATTTTGTATGTTGTTTAATTGTTTTGCAACTCCAAAACTGCAATAGAAATAGTGATTGCTACCATGTGTTTTGtcaaaaaggaagaagtaacaaaaaaaaaaaaattttaagaaaaaagagagagagaaagaaagaaagagagaataaaaaaaaaaaaaatatgcgTAGGAAATAAACTAGGAAGCATTTGCTGTTATGGGGAAATATTCGCGATGATCTTCTCCAATCTCTTCTCCTTAGAAATTCAAGcctgttcttttttttttttttttgctttttcacTCTCTTTTATGTGTTTTTGGGTAATCACCATTATTCGAATAACTCCAACCCTATCAACACAATTAGCATTAACTTATGTCGGATACTAGTGATAAATCAAATCAGGTGCAAAACAATGAGTCTGGTGTCATTCCAGAGTCGTCAACATCTCAAGTTGCAAAACCTGCAAAACAAGTGAACGATGATGGATTGGATCATCGTACCCTTTTCGTACGTGCAATTCCATCAGAAGCTACTTCAGATCAACTTTCagaatttttttcacaatTTGTTCCAGTTAAGCATGCAGTAATTGTCACCGATGATCAAAAGCAAAGCCGGGGCTTTGGGTTTGTTTCCTTCACTGAAGACGATGATACCTTAACAGCATTGGTCGAGTCGCGAAAGACTAAGTTCATGGACAGATTTTTAAGAGTAGACATTGCCAAGCGCCGAGAtcgtaaagaaaaaaatgtttctggtgATGGGTCCTTACTGGGTAATGGATACAGAGAGAGATCGAAGACTGAGCCTGTGGAGAAAAGACGTGCAAGATTAATTATTAGAAATCTTCCTTGGAGTTGTAAAAAACCAGATGAACTCAAAAAGATATTCTCAAGATATGGTGCCGTATTCGATGCCTATGTgccgaaaaagaaaggcgGACAAATGTGTGGATTTGCATTTGTCGTGATGAAAAaggttgctgctgctgaaaGAGCAGTTAAGGAATGTCAAGGATTAAAAATAGACGGCAGAGAGGTTGCTGTTGATTTCGCCGTGGAAAAATCTAAATGGGAGcaaataaaagaacaagaaggaagtgaagaaaatgatGGTGACAAAAATGAGGTTAACAAGGATGAAGAAATGGACAGTGAAtcagatgaagatgaagaagcgGCAGGTGGATTAGGTGGTATTGATGCcgaagaggaagatgatgatgacgaggaTGATAATGAGGCACAAGAGGAAGATGCTGAAAACTTTAATCAACTCAACAAAATAAACTCTGACgatgaagttgaagaagaagaagaagaagaagaagaagatgatgatgatgtgaGTATCAAAGTTGATGGCGATGAAAGTTCTGGAGATGataacgaaaaagaaatacacCAAGAAAATGTTCCACCGAAGAAGAAGGCAAACAAGCAAGAAGCATTCTCAATCTTTGTTCGTAATATACCGTATGATGCTGATGAAAGCTCGCTCAAAGAGCATTTTGAGTCATTTGGTCCGGTCAAGTATGCACTCCCAGTCATTGATAAAGAAACTGGGCTCGCTAGAGGTTCAGCGTTTGTCGCTTTTAAAACCGCAAAGGCGTACACAGAATGTCTTGAAAATGCTCCTTCAAATACTGGTTCTACTTCAATGTTGATTGCTGACGATGTCTCGCCACAATATGTGTACCAGGGCCGTATTCTTTCGATTGTTTCAGCTGTGGATAGACAATCTGCAGATAAGTTGGCCGAGAGAAACTCActcaaaagaaaggaagaattTGGCAAAGCACCAGCCGAAAAGGATAAGCGTAACTTGTATTTGTTAAATGAAGGAAGAATTACCGAGCACTCGAAGTTGGCCCAGTTTATCAGTAAGACCGATATGGAGCTTCGTGAAAAGTCGTACAAATTACGTGTTCAGCAATTGAATAAGAATCCTACATTGCATTTGTCATTGACTAGATTGGCTATTCGAAACTTGCCTAGGGCAATGAATGCCAAGGCATTGAAGGCATTGGGAAGAAAAGCTGTGGTGCAATTTGCAACCGAAGTAAAGGAAGGTAAACGTCAGCCACtatcaaaagaagaagtttCCAGATCAAACAAActgagaaaagaaatcttAGAAGAGATTGAGGAAAAATCCAAAAACTCAAAACACAAGGGTGTTGTAAAGCAAGCTAAAGTGATTATGGAAGTTAAAGGTTCTGGAGATGAGGGACGTAGTCGAGGCTATGGTTTCATTGAATTTAGAGATCACAAGGCTGCCTTGCAGGGATTGAGGTGGTTGAATGCTCATGAGGTAACCACACAAGAAATTTTGGAAGGTATGAATGATGACGAAAAAAAGTTGGCCAAATTGGACGGATTGAGTAAAAGGAAGCTTATAGTTGAGTTTGCCGTTGAAAATGCGCAAGTTGTcaagagaaggagagaaaAGGAATTAATTGGTCGAAAGTTTAATAAAGAGGGCGGAAAGGAAGGAGACCACCAGtcgaggaaaagaaaaagaaatggagATGATGGCAATGACGATGATACggatggaaatggaaatagCGCAGCACTgaaaaagcagaaaagaaaaggtagcctgaaaaaaggaaatatgAACAAAGGTGGTAAAATGAAACCACAGCAAGATTCTACACACAATGGAGTTAAAGAACCCAAGAACAAATCTGGGCTCTCGGATAATATCAAGCTGATAATAggtcaaaaaagaaagagaagaaaaggtaaGAAGTAAAATTAAGGATCTCTTTGGTGTTTGTTCTTGCTCTCTTATGTTCAGGAAATAGTTAAAAAAACGGTTTataccaaaagaaaataaataaagttATTTAATTACAAAAACTACTGtaaacaaaatagaaacGGAAAAGCGAATaggataaagaagaagaataatgaaagaatggaaaagaatggaaaagaatttTAATAAAAAGTTTTATACATTGAAAAATCCAACAAATGCAATGTAAAAAGTGCtggcaagaaaaaaaaaaaaattggaaattcACGACAGTGAAAAGTGGGTGACGATGGTtgaataaacaaaatatcATCTCTAATCGTAAACTATGTCATTAAAGCTGAAAGCAGAAAGCCAAAAGCCAAAAGCAGAAGCAAAATATAGTAATGAAAGTTAAGTCAACATATAATACGCGAGTAATCCTACTGTTTTCGTACTGAATATTGGATGTATCGACCACTTTGAAGGACCAAAAGGTAAGTATGaaattataattattagtGTCGACCATTTGTATTCGTTAATGAGTTTTGTGGTCATTGCTCtatgttttatttttatttttctggtttttctaattttttgatcttttttttttcccttttttctttttgtttttttttttctttctattccTGTTTACAAAAAGTAGTCacttctttgttgtttagTTGTGTTGTTCTTAACTGTTAAATCTCCATCCTGTACAGCACTAAAAATCTTGAAATTTGGATCCAAATCTTCATCAATCTGCATGACACTAGCAACATTTCCACACCTATAACAATAGTTGGGTGCTGACCACACGGTCACCACATCTTTCTCTTTAAAATGGTAACGAAACCCTTCCATCACTAGCTGGTGAGCCCTAGCAATGAGTTGCAAATTGTTTATATGGTTAAACTCTCTCGACACTTTGGAGCCGAATAACCATCCTGCACCACGCGGAGAAACTGCCCAAGTGTCAACATTATCAGGGTCAGACCACACCAAGTCACAGAACCCACCTTCATGGGGTACTTCTTGTGCTCTGGAAAGAACTCTGATTTGGTCCAACATCCTTATCTCTGGTGATAATCCGCCATGGACACAAAGAATTTTGCCGTCAATGATGGCTGCCAAGGTGAGAAAGTCAAACACTTGACAACAGTATTTCCATACTGTAGTGGAGCCATACTTTGTGAGACACTCCTCGTAAAAGCCATATACTTGAGTAATTTGTCTTGACTCGTGATTGCCTCTTACAAGAGTAATGCGATGAGGGTATTTCACTTTTAGCACCATCAAGAGTGTGAATGTTTCCAAGGAGAAGTAACCACGGTCAACATAGTCCCCCAAGAATATATAATTTGTCTGGTTATCCTCACTGGGCATTCCGCCAGATATTCTAAAGAGTTCCAACAAGTCATGGAACTGTCCGTGAATGTCTCCGCAAACAGTCACTGGTGATTGCACTGGTTGGATATTGGACTCCTCCATAAGCAATTCCTTAACTAGCTCGCATAACTGTTTCATATCTGATTCCGATAATGCGATacattttttgatttgctCTAGCCATTGATCCGGACCTCGCTCACCCATGATTGATAGTAATTTATTTGTGTGATTAGAAAGTTATgttatgttgttgttgttgttgttgaatatatatgtagATATATGTCTGTATGAAATGAGCAATACAGTGCCGTGATAACTATTCACTGAGAGCTATATTGATATGTATGCTAATAGTATTTGATGTATAATACGGCAAGATTCTACTTGATCATATAAGTAATGGGAACTCCTTTAGCTTGATTACAAAATGTTTGCACTGATAAAAGATCTTGCCTTTGTACTGACTCTTTTATTTCGCAATTagaatttatttttgcttttattattataattattttttttttctcctatGCAAAAGTTCTACTGAATTGACAGAAGATGCTGGTcgtaaaaaaagaaaggaaataaaataggAAATGGAAGGGTCAGAATCAGTTGAAGCAAGCAGCAATAACAGTCGTAAGTTGCTAGTATATGAGGATTGATCAAATTTGTCTCTgttataaagaaaaaagtattcTTTAGAAGTAGCTGTAGTTGTTAAGAATTGGTTTTGTAAGAGAGAATATGACTATAGTAAATAGAATTATCAATATTAAATATGGCTATCGACTGGAGATTCTCAATAAGccagaaaccaaaaaaaaaaaaaaaaaaaaagagaaaaaaaagagagagaaaaaaaaaaatctgaAAGGCCCAAACTTCAACATATTCAGTCCCTGCCTACACCAATGTCTCTCTCTAAAAAGACCCACCACAGATACCATGTGAAAGAGACAtggaggaaagaaaaaaaaaatttcaaattttgcgacaagagaaaaaacagaaacagagagaaagaaaaattagaaGTAAGTACAGTGTGTGAACGAGTGTGTTTGGTAACTACAGTAGAAAATACTAGCAGAGAAAGGAgaactgaaaaaaaaacaacatatATAAACAGGAACCATACTAATAACCAGAACATCACAAACAAGGCCATAGGTATCACGAATCTAATTTTCATAATTCTCAACTAATGATCAACCCTACATCACTTTTACGGAGCCAGTTGTCTGCTACCCTGTTTGCATGCCGTAATCTATCAACAAGCTTTAAACGTCAGCTAAATGCTGCTTCATTTACCGACAAAAATACTTCAAACCAAAGAGTCCACAACCAGAAGAAATTGAGAGgattcaaaaaagaagcaagagAGGCAACTGAAGCGGATGATATCGTCAATAGCGTTATAAATGAAGAGTCG
It includes:
- the ELC1 gene encoding elongin C (BUSCO:EOG09265QTV); this encodes MASSNTEFVTLVSSDKFKFVIQKDVAAISSVLRNSQGFEEGKTGKIELDMDGDILECVVEYLYYHFKYKDQVESGDVPEFHIPTHLALELLVKADYLDI
- the vps16 gene encoding Vacuolar protein sorting-associated protein 16; the protein is MITNPSFNWSRLQNVFYDLKTCYNTLPWSINSLYTNYRLSISENATLIAVATKSTKFINLIEVYSGSGNKLWSIVYNSNANDYIHGFYFKEEDLIVVFSNGIYRHYQDFAGNFNEFSLNESSVVFDNLSQNRASNGDLNLETTTDSVRRITDLQNGQSEEINNIVDAEIYGSFLVTRYESKFVITDLESHKNYRLDFAKYNVGDIYGMALHGSNQDPKTLNIYISYMSTIIVCNVDFGLSKFEMENQELTDGPFNEISVSSNGKLIALLNRAQSKVFVVNYMFDNMLLEYDTSKELSKPFQVEWCGNDAIVLSLRDEIKVLGPGQQLVSFYYDIEEETGLDFNNYLSRDTNREGYSYVVPILQSAADGLRVLTGDKIQFLTRVPNKTINMYQIGSTSPSATLADCVDKFNRDASKANANITLLKSEGLLTTALSDCLYVALDEFDIELQKRALRAVSFGKIYDEENYDADEYLTTINIIKVLNQLRSPEIGLCLSFAEVQIVGWKNIIKMLLRRNQHYLAVKVIESLQLDNLRSLVYIHWCCYKIRKELDMSDVKLYQTIVDKLISAPTPFLASVPSLATKNTTNHLPVGDICDVAHEEGRIILCKLINNLEPSISKKIKKLIDINEVELALIKAFQSGSYDLSRLVLARLQTTLTISDFFKVLNQNESKLDEGISNELREANVKISNEPFHVRGEVVGHTWLDSLATLDTAMKERFMEHQDKYYSLYLSKLKLFKEAHPDPEGEEYYTQYKSLLKSFLQGTSHGFTQKAIQKELNILELQKRLETTYLSNFYQETSVINILGRMVKMHQVKPAQKIAKEFSVSQEKFWYLVLRIYSESRQFDRLYEFALGSLDSVNGKSPIGFEPFVDAGFSKHAPKEHISVYIKNSLKYNYNEKINLFIKNEDFASAAQEALKNKDIDLLRNLQKSAPSSNSTAIRVINNSIQKLGYQV
- the NOP4 gene encoding RNA recognition motif-containing protein (BUSCO:EOG09260XQV) — encoded protein: MSDTSDKSNQVQNNESGVIPESSTSQVAKPAKQVNDDGLDHRTLFVRAIPSEATSDQLSEFFSQFVPVKHAVIVTDDQKQSRGFGFVSFTEDDDTLTALVESRKTKFMDRFLRVDIAKRRDRKEKNVSGDGSLSGNGYRERSKTEPVEKRRARLIIRNLPWSCKKPDELKKIFSRYGAVFDAYVPKKKGGQMCGFAFVVMKKVAAAERAVKECQGLKIDGREVAVDFAVEKSKWEQIKEQEGSEENDGDKNEVNKDEEMDSESDEDEEAAGGLGGIDAEEEDDDDEDDNEAQEEDAENFNQLNKINSDDEVEEEEEEEEEDDDDVSIKVDGDESSGDDNEKEIHQENVPPKKKANKQEAFSIFVRNIPYDADESSLKEHFESFGPVKYALPVIDKETGLARGSAFVAFKTAKAYTECLENAPSNTGSTSMLIADDVSPQYVYQGRILSIVSAVDRQSADKLAERNSLKRKEEFGKAPAEKDKRNLYLLNEGRITEHSKLAQFISKTDMELREKSYKLRVQQLNKNPTLHLSLTRLAIRNLPRAMNAKALKALGRKAVVQFATEVKEGKRQPLSKEEVSRSNKSRKEILEEIEEKSKNSKHKGVVKQAKVIMEVKGSGDEGRSRGYGFIEFRDHKAALQGLRWLNAHEVTTQEILEGMNDDEKKLAKLDGLSKRKLIVEFAVENAQVVKRRREKELIGRKFNKEGGKEGDHQSRKRKRNGDDGNDDDTDGNGNSAASKKQKRKGSSKKGNMNKGGKMKPQQDSTHNGVKEPKNKSGLSDNIKSIIGQKRKRRKGKK
- the SIT4_1 gene encoding sporulation-induced protein, yielding MGERGPDQWLEQIKKCIALSESDMKQLCELVKELLMEESNIQPVQSPVTVCGDIHGQFHDLLELFRISGGMPSEDNQTNYIFLGDYVDRGYFSLETFTLLMVLKVKYPHRITLVRGNHESRQITQVYGFYEECLTKYGSTTVWKYCCQVFDFLTLAAIIDGKILCVHGGLSPEIRMLDQIRVLSRAQEVPHEGGFCDLVWSDPDNVDTWAVSPRGAGWLFGSKVSREFNHINNLQLIARAHQLVMEGFRYHFKEKDVVTVWSAPNYCYRCGNVASVMQIDEDLDPNFKIFSAVQDGDLTVKNNTTKQQRSDYFL